ATGACCCATGTAAACTACTTTTCTACTATGAGTCAAGTATTGAGATGAGGTCTCATTCATGCATATTGGGCAGGCTTTGTAGCCCTTAACACTCCAACCAGAGAGCATACCATATGCCGGAAAGTCATTGATAGTCCACAAAAGGACTGCACGTAATGAAAACTTCTCCATTCTATATGCATCATAAGCATTGACACCAACCCAAAATTCATTTAGTTCATCAATCAAAGGTTGCAGGTAAACATCTATATTAATTCCAGGTGATTTGGGACCTGGAATCAACATAGACATTAACATGTATGGTTCTTTCATACATTTCCATGGAGGCATGTTATAAACGACAAGAAAAACAGGCCATATACTATATGAATTACTTAGGCTGCCATGGACTGAATCCATCGGTCGCCAACCCTAGACGTACATTGCGTGGATCTTCTGCAAATAAAGGATATACTCTATCAAGGTGTTTCCACGCCTCACTATCTGCAGGATGTCTAGCTATGTTATTATCATTCACTCTCTTCTCCTTATGCCACCTCATGTCACAAGCAAGTTCTTTATCTATGAACAACCATTGAAGCCTGGGTTTAAGTGGAAAGTATCGGAGCACTTTTCGTGGTACCTTTGAATCACTTCCACTATAACGAGGCTCTTTACACTCAGAATTGGGACATACAGTATGATATTTATACTCATTTCGATATAAAATGCAATCATTAACACATGCATGTATTTTTTCTCCATGAAATCCCAACTCACGTCTATATTTTTTTGCTTCGTAGAAATTCTTTGGAATTAATGATAGAGTTGGCAAAACTTTTCTAAAGATATCAAGCAAGGCATCAAAGGATTTGATAGACCAACCACTCATTGTCTTTAAATGTAAAATAGCAACAATGAAGGAAAATTTTGAATAATTTTTACAACCTCTATAGAGTTCTTGACGTGACTCATCGAATAACTTACGAAGATTTTCTAAATCTTTTTCATCAGAGGATGAAGATCCATCACTATTCTTCCAGTTATTTCCCCACATACCGTTACCTATATTTTCTAACATTTCATCAAGGTCGTTATCGCTATCATCAGTAGCCCTATCACCTTCCTCAAATGGTATATCATTATCGCTATCATCAGATACATCACAAGACTCACCATGATACACCCATGTATCATAACCATGAGTAATCCCTTTTTGCATTAAATGCG
The window above is part of the Rutidosis leptorrhynchoides isolate AG116_Rl617_1_P2 chromosome 1, CSIRO_AGI_Rlap_v1, whole genome shotgun sequence genome. Proteins encoded here:
- the LOC139896929 gene encoding uncharacterized protein, yielding MAGVAALQDVDGGGYRWLMTAVQVADGAMVVIGGGTGIFPGNFVLTDSMDKSWMNVVHRTKDPRFESGVNEFLNFAYRGKNKSSKIPCPCKICNNFRHHNRSSVFSHLMQKGITHGYDTWVYHGESCDVSDDSDNDIPFEEGDRATDDSDNDLDEMLENIGNGMWGNNWKNSDGSSSSDEKDLENLRKLFDESRQELYRGCKNYSKFSFIVAILHLKTMSGWSIKSFDALLDIFRKVLPTLSLIPKNFYEAKKYRRELGFHGEKIHACVNDCILYRNEYKYHTVCPNSECKEPRYSGSDSKVPRKVLRYFPLKPRLQWLFIDKELACDMRWHKEKRVNDNNIARHPADSEAWKHLDRVYPLFAEDPRNVRLGLATDGFSPWQPK